The Leucobacter chromiiresistens nucleotide sequence AGATCTCGATGCCCTCCGTCATCAACCAGCTCGTCATCACGCTGAAGGACTCGTCGCTGCTCCTGACCATCGGCTTCGCGGAGCTCCTCTACCAGGCGCAGCAGATCTATGCGGCGAACTTCCGCACGACGGAGATGCTCATCATCGTCGGAGTGATGTACTTCATCGTCATCACCCTGCTGACCTGGCTTGCGAACATCGTGGATAAGAAGGTGAACAAGTGACCGAGAACACGGCAACGCACACGGGCACTCCGGCGATCGAGGTCGCGGGACTGCGCAAGTCGTTCGGCAGCAACGAGGTGCTCACGGGCATCGACCTCGTCGTGGCGGAGGGGAGGTGGTCTCCGTGATCGGACCCTCGGGATCGGGCAAGTCGACCCTGCTCCGGTGCCTCAACCGCCTCGAGGAGCCGAGCGGGGGCTCGGTCGTGGTGAGCGGCATGGA carries:
- a CDS encoding ABC transporter permease subunit, with translation MPSVINQLVITLKDSSLLLTIGFAELLYQAQQIYAANFRTTEMLIIVGVMYFIVITLLTWLANIVDKKVNK